A region from the Musa acuminata AAA Group cultivar baxijiao chromosome BXJ1-10, Cavendish_Baxijiao_AAA, whole genome shotgun sequence genome encodes:
- the LOC135586336 gene encoding jacalin-related lectin 19-like: protein MVKVGPWGGNGGNAWDMGQADHITKLRIYYGDNIVGLEITYILNGNSHTYKRGTTTGASKEIILEEDEYFTSISGYFHALSNYQRHAIVMLLTLDTNKGASISVGNKTGTSFALTLEEGSRILGFFGRAGTAIDAIGIHCSLPN from the exons ATGGTGAAGGTGGGGCCATGGGGTGGCAACGGAGGGAATGCGTGGGATATGGGACAAGCCGACCACATTACCAAACTTCGAATCTATTACGGAGATAACATTGTGGGGTTGGAGATTACCTACATTCTTAACGGTAATTCCCACACCTACAAACGTGGAACCACCACCGGCGCTTCCAAGGAG ATCATCCTTGAGGAGGACGAGTACTTCACTTCTATCTCCGGATATTTTCATGCATTATCCAATTATCAGCGACATGCAATTGTGATGTTGCTTACTCTTGATACTAACAAGGGTGCATCCATAAGTGTCGGTAACAAGACTGGCACTTCTTTCGCCCTTACTTTAGAAGAGGGGAGTAGGATTCTGGGCTTCTTTGGGCGAGCTGGTACAGCCATTGACGCTATTGGGATTCACTGCTCATTGCCTAACTAA